The genomic DNA AGGCACGTGCGTATTATTGTTTTTGCTGATGATGATAACAGGTTTCATGCTTTGGTTGCCAAAGAACTACCGCCAACTCAAGAAGAACTTGTCAGTAAAGTGGGGTGCCAAATGGAAGCGCGTTAATTATGACTTACACAACAGCCTTGGCTTTTATGCGTTGCCTATTGCCATCATCATCGCCGTTACCGGCCTTACCTGGTCTTTTAAATGGTGGGAGAAAGGCATATACCAAATGCTTGGATCAGCAAAGCCGGTTCAATTAGTACGCAAAGCGCCCGCGCTTACGGTTGCGGGTACCACCGCTAATCACCTTGACGCAATAATAAGCGATATACAACAACAAGTTAAAGGGAATTACAAGACTATCGGGCTCAGTTTACCAGAGAAAGGCGAAGCCACAATAATGTCCTTTGTTTACCTGAAGAACCGTACTGACGGCTGGCGCAATCTCAGCTATTACTATTACGATAGCCGCACAGGCAAAAAATTTGATCAGCTTGAACACAATCAAAAGCCGTTAGGCTTAAAGTGGCGCAACTCTAATAAGGATATCCACACAGGTAGAATATACGGCTTGGGTACGCAGATACTTGCTTTTATAGCAAGCCTTGTTTGCACCAGTTTACCAATTACCGGATTTATGATATGGTTAGGTAAACGGCGAAAACCGGAAATGCGGGGAAAAGCAGCTGCAAAAAAGGAAGTTCAATTATCCTGAACTTAAAACCCAAGAAACAAAAAACGCTCCGGATCTCATCCCGGAGCGCTCAACTAAATCAGGTCAATCTCATGCTGGTCCTTTCTCAAGGGACCAATTAGACCTGATACCTTAATGGCTGTTTATAAAAGCCATGATCTTTTTTGTTTCCTCAGGGTAGACAGCTATCCTGTGTGTACGCACCAGGTAGGGTACCTGCAGTTTTTTGCTGTTACCTTCAACCTGTATCAGGTTTGATGGCTTTGCCGGCATATGGCAGTCGATGCATTTGGTTTTTAAAGCATCACCAAGTTTCGGTGCCAGTTTACATACGTTATGATTAGCTGATGTATGGCAGCTAAGGCAGCGCTGTACAAACACTTGTGTGTTGCCGCTTTCCTTTGTATGTACGTTGTGGCAAGTATTACAATCCATATTGCTGGCCACAAAGCACTTACTGGAAGCAAGCAGGTCGCTTTGATTGCCATGCACATCCAGCGTTGCGGGATTGGTATTCTTCGGCCCGAAGTTGTGTTCTTTAAACTTGGCAAGCGTGTCGCCCATTTTAAAAGTAAAGCTGGAGCGTGTAAAAACATCTTTATTACCGGAGTGGCAAACCGCGCAGGCGTCCAGCTTTTGTTGCCTTGTTAATTTCTGATAAGTAGTAATGTACCTCGCTTCTTTAACTTCAGGGTATTCTGTGTGGAAATTTACATGGTTAGCCGCAGAGCCGTGGCAACGTTCGCAATCAATCCCTTGTATTAACGACGACTTATCGTACTCAACTGCACGGTTAGTGAGGCTTAGGTTTTGATTAGGTATTTCCTTTATGTATGAACTATGGCATTCCATACAGCGGGTAATTATAGGCCTGGTAAAGTTAATCCGGCCTGTATCGTAACCAGGGCTGTTTGTCCAGCTGTGCAAAGCGCTGAAGTACGACATGGGCAATTGAAACAGTTGATTGCCTTTCCAGTATAAGTAAGTTTCTGCCTTAACACCTCCTATGGTAATGTCGAACCTTTCGGCTCCTGCAGGTTTACCGTTGATGTATCCCGCCTGGTATAAGCCTTTTTTGCGCTGCTCCATAGCAACCGTCATGCCGTTACCAAAGCTAAAAACGTTTTCACCCGCAGCAAAACTGCCGTGTATAGTGTTGATATCTGCAGGTCGGGAGGTGAGGTAATGCGCAGTATGCAGGTAGGAGTTGTATTGGGCCTTGTGGCAGCTTTCACAGGTTTTAGATCCTGCGAAAACCCGGTCGCGCGGGTCCTGTTGCTCTTTGCTGCTTAAACACTGGGTGAGGATTGCACAAACAGGCACCGCCAAAAACATCAGGAAAAGTAATGTTCTTTTAGATACCATGTAATTTAAGCAGCGTTAGTGTGATAAGGGAAATAAAAGGGCTGACGAAATATTTGTCAGCCCCTTTCTAAACTAGTAACCAGGGTTTTGTTTAACCTGGGTGCCGTTAAGTGTTTCAGTCAACGGAATAGGTAAAATCTCGTTTGTACCGGCTTTGAAACCTTTAAATGCCAGGGCAGTTGGCGCCTGACCGGTTCTAACCAGGTCAAACCAGCGGTGCCCTTCAGTAGCAAGTTCCAGGCGGCGCTCTTTATAAATGTTATCCAGCGTAGCGGCAACCGGCGCAAGCTTAACACGTGCACGCACAGCATTCAATAAGTCGGTAGCACGGCCGGTATTGGTGCCTGCCTGTACTAAAGCTTCAGCTTCCATCAGGTAAGTATCTGCAAGGCGTATCTCAATATAGTCGTTTGGCCAGTTAAGGTCGGTAACGCCTGTTGTAACAATGTTAGCCACTTTTGGTGCATACTTCTCAATGTAGTAACCGGTACCCTGGTAGCTTTCGTTATAGCTTGTTTTGGTCGCTTTTGTTAAGCTGTCAATATTGGCTATAGTGTACGGGTAACGTGGGTCGCCTTTCATTGCAGAAACCAGCTGTGGGGTTATTGGATTAAATCCGTAACCACCTGCATAGTAAATTGGACCATTAAAGCTACGCGGACCAACCATCTGCACGTAAACGTTAGATTTGAATTGATTCCAGTTGCTCCAGGTGTAGTTTTGCATACCAGAGTGTACTAACTCAAATATCGACTCACTATTAAATTTGTTCTTAGGGCTAAAGATGTCGCCAAAGTTGGTTTGTAACTTGTAGCCGTAAGTGCTTGTACCACCCGGCGTCCCGTTTACCTTTTCAAGGGTAGATGCAGCCTGAGCCCATTTCTTTTCGTAAAGGTAAACCTTACCAAGCAAAGCAGTTGCGGCACCTTGTGTGACACGGCCGTTTTCGCTTGCGGGTACAGTGGTTGGCAAGTCGTTTACAGCAGCTGTAAGGTCAGCTTCAATTTGAGCATATACAGCTTCTGGGGTAGCCTGCGGCTGTTTGTATACGTCATTTACCTGTAGCGATGTTAATATCAATGGCACGTTTTTAAACAAACGAACCAGATCAAAATAGTAATGAGCACGTAAGAAGTGTGCTTCTGCAGTATACCTTTTTAGCGTAGCTTCGTCAAGGCCAGGTACTTTAGCTAGTTTCTCCAGTAACACGTCTGCACGGTTAACACCCTGGAAGTTGGTTGCCCAAAAACCACCCTGCGGACCAACAGAAGGGCCCATAGTGTAATTGTTTATCGCCTGCCATGCGGGTATATCTGATGAACCGCCGCCACCTGCAAAACAATCGTCAGATGCAGAGTTTAATGGTCCAAGCGGGTCTATGTAAGTATTGTCCAAGCCACCAGTTTCAGTGACCATAGGGTCGTATGCCGCTACCAGTGCGGTTAATGCCTGTTGTGGATTTGCATAGTAGTTGCTTTCCAGGAACTGGCCGTTAGGCGTAAGTTCCAGGAAAGACTTTTTGCAGGATGCGGTAATGCCTATTGCCAGCAATACTGCTCCTGATATAATGTAATGATTCTTCTTCATGATAATTGTACTGTTTATAATGTAATATCTAAACCAACCATAAATGTGCGCGCCTGAGGATAGATGCCCATATCTATACCGCCGCTGATCTCCGGATCATAACCTTTGTAACCGGTTATAGTAGCCAGGTTGTTGCTGCTCAGGAATATTCTCGCTCTTTGTATATCAGCTTTCTTTAAGAACGTGCTTGGTAGAGCGTAACCTACTTGCAGAGTTTTGATACGGAAGTATGCACCACTTTGCAGGTAAAAGTTTGATGGGTTTTTGAAGTTGTTGTTCGGGTCTGCATCGCTCAGCCTAGGGTAGTTGCTGGTAGGGTTTTCTGTAGACCATGCATTTAAAGCAGCAACCGGGTAGTTTGCGGAAGCAATATCTAACCTGCGGTAAGCCTGGTAAATTTTATTTCCCCAAACACCTTGGCCAAATAATCTTAGGTCGAAGCTTTTGTAGTTAGCACTTAAGTTAACACCATAAGTAAAAGTAGGCAGTGGATTACCCAGGTATTTACGGTCAGATGCATCAATTTTACCGTCGTTATTAACGTCTTGCCATTTAAAATCACCGGCTTTAGCATTTGGTTGTATTAAAGCACCTGTTGATGAGGTGTAAGCATTAACCTCAGCCTGTGATTTGAATGTACCCAGTTCCTGAAAACCGTAGAAAGCACCAACAGGCTGACCAACAGCGGTACGGCCTATCTCGTAGTTTGAGCTCTGAACGCTACCCACTGTAAAGAAGTTGATCTGGCTTCCTAAGTAAGTTACTTCGTTATGGTTGTAAGAGATATTACCGCCGATGTTGTAGCTAAACTGACCAATTTTGTTGTTGTAGCCCAGGTTTAACTCAACACCTTTGTTCTCCATATCACCAATGTTGGCTGAAGGCTGACCGGCAAAACCAGCATAAGCAGGTAGCTGTACAGTTTGCAGCATACCTTTTGTTAGCTTGCGATAGATATCAAACGTAACCGTCAAATTGTTAAGGAAGGTTGCATCAAAACCGATGTTAGCAGAGCGGGTTTCTTCCCATTGCAAATCCGGGTTTGATGGCGCATTAGGGCTGTAGCCAACATATACCGTCTCAGGATTACCAAAAATGTAATTGCGTCCGCTGCCAATAGTCGCGGTGTATTGGAACGGATTTAACGACATTTCATTACCTACTATACCGTAAGACCCACGCAGTTTAAAGTAGTTTACGAAAGAATTCTGTGGGAACCAGCTTTCTTTCGACATTACATAACCAACCTGTCCTGATGGGAACACGCCGTAAACGTTGTTGCTGCCGAATTTAGATGAGCCATCGCGACGTATAATGCCGGTAAACAGCCATTTGCCATCATAATCGTAAGTTAACCTAGCAAAGGTTGATGCCAGTGTATAAGGCTGGTTATCAAAGCCATTTGCTATTTTATTAACGTTAGCTAAAGTATAGTTTGCAGATGCTTCTGCAAAAGTATTTACCGGCAAGCCGATGAAGGTACCTGCAATGCCCGATCCGCTTTGTTTTTGGGCGCTTGTACCAATTAAGGCAGTGAAGTTATGTTTGCCAAAAGCGCGTGAATAAGTAGCGGTGTTATCAATGTTCCATGAAAGGTTCCTGTCGTTCTCGCGGTAGAAAGAGGTATTAGACAAGTTACTTGTGCTGGAGTTCAGGTAATAGATAGGAGTGAACGATTCGTTACCGTAGTACGCCTGTTTAGCGCTTATCTGTGAACGTAGCTTCAAGCCTGCAATTGGCTCAACCTCAACAAAAGCATTACCCAGCAGGTTGGTTGCATAACCATAATTTCCATTTTGGGTTTGTGTGTACGCTAACGGGTTGGTGATCTCCTGTGATACGTAGTTGGATATACCGTAAGGTAAACCCTGTGCATTCCGGATGATGTTTGCAGAGTTGTTGATATAAGTGCTGGCATTCGGCTGTGCATTTATATCATTAATGGTAACAGGGGTAATAGGATCAAGGTTAAGTGCTGAACTTAACGGACCGCCGAATACACTGTTGGTATTCAGGTTATTTCTGCTTCTTACGTAAGAGTAGGTAAAGTTCTCGCCAACGGTTAACCATTTTTTTGCCTTGTAGCTGGTGTTAACAGTAAAAGTGAACTTTTTGTAATTTGATATCTCGGGCATTACAATACCTTTCTGGTCTAAATAACCAAATGAGGTGTAGTAGTTTGCCTTGTCGTTAGCACCATTTAACGCCAGGTTATGGTTTTGGATCATCGCACTGTTGCTGAAGATCTCATCCTGCCAGTTTGTGCCTGTGCCTAAAGCGGAAGGGTTGGCAAATAAAGCAGCCTTGCCATCGTTAGTAAGCGACTGATTCCTCAGGGTAGCGTATTGAGTAGCATTAACCAGTTCAGGTTTGCTTACCGGGCCTTGCCAGCCTACGTAGCCGTTATAAGATACTTTTGGCGGGCCTTGTTTACCTTTTTTTGTGGTAATGAAAATGACGCCGTTTGAACCACGGGAACCGTAAATAGAAGCGGCTGCGTCTTTCAGCACGTCAATAGACTCCACATCATTAGGGTTCACAAGATCAAGGCCACCGTCCACTACCACACCATCAATCACGTATAATGGATTACTGTTGTTTATAGAGGTTACACCACGTACACGTACTGTTGGGGCCGAGCCCGGAGCGCCTGAGCTTTGTACTACGTTTACACCTGCAGTACGGCCTTTAAGCGCATCATCAATACGGGTTAACTGCTGGTCTTGCAGGTCGGCAGCTTTTACGCTGCTGATAGCACCGGTT from Mucilaginibacter terrenus includes the following:
- a CDS encoding PepSY-associated TM helix domain-containing protein; the protein is MIWKRVKAIAAWLHLWVGLVTGIVVVIVGATGCVLVFEDELFDLFHHNLVHVKETGPSRPVSQLLLTAQQAVGKSKSITDIRINEEGDSYVFSATKVNEHKDINLSYFSQFKYRTDIYVNPYTGKVLGAIDIRYEFFNVVEQLHRQLLLVKPIGSVIVGTCVLLFLLMMITGFMLWLPKNYRQLKKNLSVKWGAKWKRVNYDLHNSLGFYALPIAIIIAVTGLTWSFKWWEKGIYQMLGSAKPVQLVRKAPALTVAGTTANHLDAIISDIQQQVKGNYKTIGLSLPEKGEATIMSFVYLKNRTDGWRNLSYYYYDSRTGKKFDQLEHNQKPLGLKWRNSNKDIHTGRIYGLGTQILAFIASLVCTSLPITGFMIWLGKRRKPEMRGKAAAKKEVQLS
- a CDS encoding multiheme c-type cytochrome; this encodes MVSKRTLLFLMFLAVPVCAILTQCLSSKEQQDPRDRVFAGSKTCESCHKAQYNSYLHTAHYLTSRPADINTIHGSFAAGENVFSFGNGMTVAMEQRKKGLYQAGYINGKPAGAERFDITIGGVKAETYLYWKGNQLFQLPMSYFSALHSWTNSPGYDTGRINFTRPIITRCMECHSSYIKEIPNQNLSLTNRAVEYDKSSLIQGIDCERCHGSAANHVNFHTEYPEVKEARYITTYQKLTRQQKLDACAVCHSGNKDVFTRSSFTFKMGDTLAKFKEHNFGPKNTNPATLDVHGNQSDLLASSKCFVASNMDCNTCHNVHTKESGNTQVFVQRCLSCHTSANHNVCKLAPKLGDALKTKCIDCHMPAKPSNLIQVEGNSKKLQVPYLVRTHRIAVYPEETKKIMAFINSH
- a CDS encoding RagB/SusD family nutrient uptake outer membrane protein, which encodes MKKNHYIISGAVLLAIGITASCKKSFLELTPNGQFLESNYYANPQQALTALVAAYDPMVTETGGLDNTYIDPLGPLNSASDDCFAGGGGSSDIPAWQAINNYTMGPSVGPQGGFWATNFQGVNRADVLLEKLAKVPGLDEATLKRYTAEAHFLRAHYYFDLVRLFKNVPLILTSLQVNDVYKQPQATPEAVYAQIEADLTAAVNDLPTTVPASENGRVTQGAATALLGKVYLYEKKWAQAASTLEKVNGTPGGTSTYGYKLQTNFGDIFSPKNKFNSESIFELVHSGMQNYTWSNWNQFKSNVYVQMVGPRSFNGPIYYAGGYGFNPITPQLVSAMKGDPRYPYTIANIDSLTKATKTSYNESYQGTGYYIEKYAPKVANIVTTGVTDLNWPNDYIEIRLADTYLMEAEALVQAGTNTGRATDLLNAVRARVKLAPVAATLDNIYKERRLELATEGHRWFDLVRTGQAPTALAFKGFKAGTNEILPIPLTETLNGTQVKQNPGY
- a CDS encoding TonB-dependent receptor, translating into MKFHLRNPIPWYQIMRITFIQIFLLAVLSSMAYSNTINAQNVLDKKVTLSLSNMTLQDVLNYLQKNDNVKFIYSNNAINVNQQVTVNAVNQPLKTVLDQVLKTNGISYEVLKDRIVLGKLATAETTVNYADVKAATPITGKVVDQNGQAVIGASVLEKGTTNGITTDINGNFKLNVAGPSSVLVIAYIGFNSQEVAVGDQTALTITLVENVKSLNEVVVVGYGTQKRGSVTGAISSVKAADLQDQQLTRIDDALKGRTAGVNVVQSSGAPGSAPTVRVRGVTSINNSNPLYVIDGVVVDGGLDLVNPNDVESIDVLKDAAASIYGSRGSNGVIFITTKKGKQGPPKVSYNGYVGWQGPVSKPELVNATQYATLRNQSLTNDGKAALFANPSALGTGTNWQDEIFSNSAMIQNHNLALNGANDKANYYTSFGYLDQKGIVMPEISNYKKFTFTVNTSYKAKKWLTVGENFTYSYVRSRNNLNTNSVFGGPLSSALNLDPITPVTINDINAQPNASTYINNSANIIRNAQGLPYGISNYVSQEITNPLAYTQTQNGNYGYATNLLGNAFVEVEPIAGLKLRSQISAKQAYYGNESFTPIYYLNSSTSNLSNTSFYRENDRNLSWNIDNTATYSRAFGKHNFTALIGTSAQKQSGSGIAGTFIGLPVNTFAEASANYTLANVNKIANGFDNQPYTLASTFARLTYDYDGKWLFTGIIRRDGSSKFGSNNVYGVFPSGQVGYVMSKESWFPQNSFVNYFKLRGSYGIVGNEMSLNPFQYTATIGSGRNYIFGNPETVYVGYSPNAPSNPDLQWEETRSANIGFDATFLNNLTVTFDIYRKLTKGMLQTVQLPAYAGFAGQPSANIGDMENKGVELNLGYNNKIGQFSYNIGGNISYNHNEVTYLGSQINFFTVGSVQSSNYEIGRTAVGQPVGAFYGFQELGTFKSQAEVNAYTSSTGALIQPNAKAGDFKWQDVNNDGKIDASDRKYLGNPLPTFTYGVNLSANYKSFDLRLFGQGVWGNKIYQAYRRLDIASANYPVAALNAWSTENPTSNYPRLSDADPNNNFKNPSNFYLQSGAYFRIKTLQVGYALPSTFLKKADIQRARIFLSSNNLATITGYKGYDPEISGGIDMGIYPQARTFMVGLDITL